From Haliotis asinina isolate JCU_RB_2024 chromosome 8, JCU_Hal_asi_v2, whole genome shotgun sequence, a single genomic window includes:
- the LOC137294763 gene encoding serine protease inhibitor Cvsi-2-like, producing the protein MKVTLFFVIVSSLIGLISSQGCRDESDCTHVTCDSSSRLACSHGQCTCLVAANAGTCFSATCSARADCDSCQCRDTHEERHCFDGHCLCGHGPAGPGGPGVGK; encoded by the exons ATGAAAGTTACACTGTTTTTCGTCATTGTCAGCTCTCTTATTG GTCTGATATCCAGCCAGGGGTGTAGGGATGAAAGTGACTGTACTCACGTAACGTGTGACAGTTCCTCAAGACTCGCCTGCTCCCATGGACAATGCACCTGTCTGGTTGCAGCCAATGCTGGTACCTGCTTTTCAG CTACATGTTCCGCCCGCGCAGACTGCGACAGTTGTCAGTGTAGAGACACCCATGAAGAACGTCACTGCTTCGACGGCCACTGTCTTTGTGGACATGGTCCAGCGGGTCCTGGTGGTCCTGGCGT AGGGAAATAA